In one window of Streptomyces sp. NBC_01224 DNA:
- a CDS encoding rhodanese-like domain-containing protein: protein MPFFRRGPGRVTPAEAARRAADGAAVLLDVRESSEWYAGHAPGAIHLPLSRLTEGASLPDSATGRPVVVICRSGNRSRQAARMFADRGSQAVDVVGGMIAWAAAGLPVHGRHGAAGIVA from the coding sequence ATGCCCTTCTTCCGTCGCGGCCCCGGCCGCGTCACCCCGGCCGAGGCCGCCCGGCGGGCCGCCGACGGTGCGGCGGTTCTGCTGGACGTACGTGAATCGTCCGAGTGGTACGCCGGGCACGCGCCGGGTGCGATCCATCTACCGCTGTCCCGGCTCACCGAGGGCGCATCACTGCCGGACTCGGCGACGGGCCGTCCGGTGGTGGTGATCTGTCGCTCCGGCAACCGGTCCCGGCAGGCGGCCCGGATGTTCGCCGACCGCGGCTCACAGGCCGTCGACGTCGTGGGCGGCATGATCGCCTGGGCCGCCGCGGGCCTGCCCGTGCACGGCCGGCACGGGGCGGCGGGCATCGTCGCATGA
- a CDS encoding sulfite exporter TauE/SafE family protein yields the protein MTTLILALAAGAVVGLALGGLGGGGSVLAVPALIYLLGFTPAAATTAGLLIVIITSLTGLVAHAREGRVRWRTGGLFAAAGIVPAAVAGALSVRIPSGVLTAAFAVLAMVAAVRMLRPRAEPAPQDSVPAGRAARAGAGLGAVTGFLGVGGGFLAVPALVTVLAVPMTAAVGTSLLVITVNSTAALVTRLATPTALDWAVIAPFTAAAVLGAWDGQRLAAKVSTAWLQRIFGAVLLAVAVFMLVDAVV from the coding sequence ATGACCACGCTCATCCTGGCGCTGGCCGCCGGGGCGGTTGTGGGTCTGGCGCTCGGCGGGCTGGGCGGCGGCGGAAGCGTTCTCGCCGTCCCCGCGCTGATCTATCTGCTCGGCTTCACCCCGGCCGCCGCCACCACCGCCGGCCTGCTCATCGTCATCATCACGTCCCTCACCGGGCTGGTCGCCCATGCGAGGGAGGGCAGGGTCCGCTGGCGTACGGGAGGGCTCTTCGCCGCAGCAGGAATCGTTCCGGCGGCGGTCGCCGGGGCGCTGTCGGTGCGGATTCCGTCCGGGGTGCTGACCGCGGCATTCGCGGTGCTCGCGATGGTCGCCGCGGTACGGATGCTCCGCCCTCGGGCCGAGCCCGCACCACAGGACTCCGTGCCCGCCGGGCGGGCCGCGCGGGCGGGCGCCGGGCTCGGTGCCGTGACCGGGTTCCTCGGTGTGGGCGGCGGGTTTCTCGCGGTGCCCGCCCTGGTCACCGTGCTGGCCGTCCCGATGACCGCGGCGGTCGGTACCAGCCTGCTGGTCATCACGGTGAACTCCACGGCCGCCCTGGTCACCCGCCTCGCCACGCCCACCGCGCTGGACTGGGCGGTGATAGCCCCGTTCACGGCGGCGGCGGTGCTCGGGGCCTGGGACGGGCAGCGCCTGGCCGCGAAGGTGTCCACAGCCTGGTTGCAGCGGATCTTCGGTGCGGTACTGCTGGCCGTGGCCGTGTTCATGCTCGTCGACGCCGTGGTGTGA
- a CDS encoding metal-sensitive transcriptional regulator: MELDMAADELKSVLNRLRRAQGQLAGIIRMIEEGRDCEDVITQMAAVSRALDRAGFAIIATGLQHCMADGGSEPADRDQMRARLEKLFLSLA; encoded by the coding sequence GTGGAACTCGACATGGCGGCCGACGAACTGAAATCGGTCCTCAACCGACTTCGCCGCGCACAGGGCCAGCTCGCCGGCATCATCAGGATGATCGAGGAGGGCCGGGACTGCGAGGACGTCATCACGCAGATGGCAGCCGTTTCCCGGGCGCTCGACCGGGCCGGTTTCGCGATCATCGCGACGGGCCTGCAGCACTGCATGGCCGACGGCGGCAGTGAGCCCGCGGACCGCGACCAGATGCGGGCGCGACTGGAGAAACTCTTTCTGTCGCTGGCCTGA
- a CDS encoding rhodanese-like domain-containing protein, with protein sequence MTSPVSLSPAQAAARLAEFTVIDVRAPGEYASGHVPGALNIPLDRLHEAVPALKSAAARGSLLVVCASGVRSTRACDILAAADIDAVTLSGGTSAWEGEGRDLDRPAGTRATWPMERQVRLAAGSLVVAGLLAGVRFPAARWISAGVGSGLVFAAVTNTCGMAAALSKLPYNRAPHSAANLDATLDALQN encoded by the coding sequence GTGACCAGCCCCGTCTCCCTCTCCCCCGCCCAGGCCGCGGCCCGTCTCGCGGAGTTCACCGTCATCGATGTGCGGGCCCCCGGCGAGTACGCCTCAGGGCACGTTCCCGGTGCTCTGAACATCCCGCTGGACCGCCTCCACGAGGCGGTGCCCGCGCTGAAGTCCGCCGCGGCCCGCGGATCGCTTCTCGTGGTGTGTGCCTCCGGCGTCCGCTCCACCCGGGCCTGCGACATTCTCGCAGCGGCCGACATCGACGCCGTGACCCTGTCCGGCGGCACCTCGGCCTGGGAGGGCGAGGGCCGCGATCTCGACCGTCCCGCCGGCACCCGGGCGACCTGGCCGATGGAGCGTCAGGTCCGGCTCGCCGCCGGTTCGCTCGTGGTGGCCGGCCTGCTCGCCGGGGTGCGCTTCCCGGCCGCGCGCTGGATCTCCGCCGGCGTCGGTTCCGGGCTCGTCTTCGCCGCCGTGACGAACACATGCGGCATGGCGGCGGCCCTGTCGAAGCTTCCGTACAACCGGGCCCCGCACTCGGCCGCGAACCTGGACGCGACGCTGGACGCCCTCCAGAACTGA
- a CDS encoding alpha/beta fold hydrolase, producing the protein MSSYRHPGIVFTDRYFTVPLDHTDPGGEQIEVFGREAVASGKDGEELPWMVYLEGGPGFGARRFIGTEAWLGRAVQQFRVLLLDQRGTGLSTPANRQTLPLRGGPREQADYLAHFRSDNIVRDCELIRPQLTGGEPWTVLGQSFGGFCAVRYLSAAPEGLKAVLITGGLPSLDAHADDVYRAAYPRIERKVAAHYARYPQDVERAREITAHLAEHRPESAGHRLTPEGFQSLGIMLGGGNGSHQLHYLLENTFVRTPLGTELSDTFQEAMRTANSFAGHPLYALMHEAIYGQGEQPTGWAAERVRAEFPQFDVATALKGDGPVLFTGESIHPWHFEVDPALRPLRETAELLASRTDWAPLYDTERLAANDVPVAAAVYHDDMYVDTGHALRTAESIRGLRTWVTNEFEHDGLRAGGPRVLDRLLALVREDV; encoded by the coding sequence GTGAGCAGCTACCGGCACCCCGGCATCGTCTTCACCGACCGCTATTTCACGGTCCCGCTCGACCACACCGATCCGGGCGGTGAGCAGATCGAGGTCTTCGGCAGGGAGGCCGTTGCGAGCGGCAAGGACGGCGAAGAGCTGCCCTGGATGGTCTATCTGGAGGGTGGCCCCGGCTTTGGCGCCAGGCGCTTCATCGGCACGGAGGCATGGCTGGGGCGGGCCGTGCAGCAGTTCCGTGTGCTGCTCCTCGACCAGCGCGGCACCGGCCTTTCCACCCCGGCCAACCGGCAGACCCTGCCGCTGCGCGGCGGCCCGCGCGAGCAGGCCGACTATCTCGCCCACTTCCGCTCCGACAACATCGTGCGTGACTGCGAGCTGATCCGCCCGCAGCTGACCGGCGGCGAACCGTGGACGGTACTCGGCCAGTCCTTCGGCGGCTTCTGCGCCGTCCGCTATCTGTCGGCCGCCCCCGAAGGGCTCAAGGCCGTCCTCATCACCGGGGGACTGCCCTCGCTCGACGCGCACGCCGACGACGTCTACCGAGCCGCCTACCCGCGGATCGAGCGCAAGGTCGCCGCCCACTACGCCCGCTACCCGCAGGACGTCGAGCGCGCCCGGGAGATCACCGCTCACCTCGCCGAGCACCGCCCGGAAAGCGCGGGGCACCGTCTGACACCCGAGGGGTTCCAGTCCCTCGGCATCATGCTGGGCGGCGGCAACGGCAGCCACCAGCTGCACTACCTGCTGGAGAACACCTTCGTCCGTACACCGCTCGGCACCGAACTCTCCGACACCTTCCAGGAGGCGATGCGCACGGCCAACTCGTTCGCCGGGCATCCGCTGTACGCGCTGATGCACGAGGCGATCTACGGTCAGGGCGAACAGCCCACCGGCTGGGCCGCCGAGCGGGTGCGTGCCGAATTCCCGCAGTTCGACGTGGCCACGGCGCTCAAGGGCGACGGACCGGTGCTCTTCACCGGTGAGAGCATCCACCCCTGGCACTTCGAGGTGGACCCGGCGCTGCGACCGCTGCGCGAGACGGCCGAGCTGCTGGCCTCCCGTACCGACTGGGCGCCGCTGTACGACACCGAGCGGCTGGCCGCCAACGACGTGCCGGTCGCCGCAGCCGTCTACCACGACGACATGTATGTCGACACCGGGCACGCGCTGCGCACGGCGGAGTCGATCCGCGGTCTGCGTACCTGGGTGACCAATGAGTTCGAGCACGACGGGCTGCGTGCGGGAGGACCGCGCGTACTGGACCGCCTGCTTGCCCTGGTACGGGAAGACGTCTGA
- a CDS encoding ABC transporter ATP-binding protein, with amino-acid sequence MIRFEQVSKVYPDGTSAVDGLSFEVAEGELVTLVGPSGCGKTTTMMMVNRLIEPSSGRILVNGEDISGVDPVKLRRRIGYVIQQVGLFPHRTILDNTATVPSLVGWKRARARERAAELLDLVGLDPKTYGSRYPAQLSGGQRQRVGVARALAADPPVLLMDEPFGAVDPVVRERLQDEFLNLQATVRKTVLMVTHDIEEAVRMGDRIAVYGAGRIEQFDSPGAVLGSPATSYVAQFVGADRGLKRLSVTTIEPDDLEEPPVARLNEPVRSAAARLSSAGARWAVVLNGEGDLHGWVSADAMRIAGERGTVGKLARRMDAWVPVGAPLKQAFSEMLQHDAGWVAVLDGSRFLGVLTPAKLHEALRRSVDADAQGVGRDEVQFDSVADA; translated from the coding sequence ATGATCCGGTTCGAGCAGGTCAGCAAGGTCTATCCGGACGGTACGAGCGCGGTCGACGGCCTTTCCTTCGAGGTCGCCGAGGGGGAACTGGTCACCCTGGTCGGACCGTCCGGCTGCGGCAAGACCACCACGATGATGATGGTGAACCGGCTGATCGAGCCGTCGTCGGGCCGGATCCTGGTCAACGGCGAGGACATCTCCGGCGTCGATCCGGTGAAACTGCGCCGCCGGATCGGCTACGTCATCCAGCAGGTCGGTCTCTTCCCGCACCGCACGATCCTCGACAACACCGCGACGGTCCCCTCGCTGGTCGGCTGGAAGCGGGCGAGGGCCCGCGAGCGGGCGGCCGAGCTGCTGGATCTGGTGGGCCTCGACCCGAAGACGTACGGCTCCCGCTACCCCGCCCAGCTCTCCGGAGGGCAGCGTCAACGGGTGGGCGTGGCGAGGGCGTTGGCCGCCGACCCGCCGGTGCTGCTGATGGACGAGCCGTTCGGCGCGGTCGACCCGGTGGTGCGTGAGCGGCTGCAGGACGAATTCCTGAATCTTCAGGCGACGGTCAGGAAGACGGTCCTGATGGTCACCCATGACATCGAGGAAGCGGTCCGGATGGGTGACCGGATCGCGGTCTACGGGGCGGGGCGCATCGAGCAGTTCGACAGCCCCGGGGCGGTGCTCGGGTCTCCCGCGACCTCGTATGTGGCACAGTTCGTGGGCGCCGACCGGGGTCTGAAGCGCCTTTCGGTCACCACGATCGAGCCGGACGATCTGGAGGAGCCGCCGGTCGCCCGGCTGAACGAGCCGGTGAGGTCGGCGGCGGCACGGCTGAGCAGTGCGGGTGCCCGCTGGGCGGTGGTACTGAACGGCGAGGGCGACCTGCACGGCTGGGTGTCGGCGGACGCGATGCGGATCGCCGGGGAACGCGGCACGGTCGGCAAGCTGGCCCGCCGGATGGACGCCTGGGTGCCGGTCGGTGCGCCGCTGAAGCAGGCGTTCAGCGAGATGCTCCAGCACGACGCCGGGTGGGTCGCGGTGCTGGACGGGTCGCGGTTCCTCGGCGTGCTGACTCCGGCCAAACTCCACGAGGCGCTGCGCCGCTCGGTGGACGCCGATGCGCAGGGAGTAGGCCGGGACGAGGTGCAGTTCGACTCGGTCGCGGACGCGTAG
- a CDS encoding DUF2087 domain-containing protein has product MPDNDSSGSDQVAALFSHGRLTAIPRKTARREQLLVHLSETLFERDRTYTEREVNEALLTVHEDCSALRRHLVVAGLLLRPKDGSSYRRGR; this is encoded by the coding sequence ATGCCTGACAACGATTCAAGCGGTTCGGACCAGGTCGCGGCGCTCTTCTCGCACGGCCGTCTGACGGCGATCCCCCGTAAGACGGCACGCCGTGAGCAGTTGCTGGTCCACCTCAGCGAGACGCTCTTCGAGCGGGACCGGACCTACACCGAACGTGAGGTCAACGAGGCACTGCTCACGGTGCACGAGGACTGCTCGGCGCTGCGCCGCCACCTGGTCGTCGCCGGTCTGCTGCTCCGCCCCAAGGACGGCAGCAGCTACCGGCGTGGGCGGTAG
- a CDS encoding acetylxylan esterase produces MSLFDLPLDELRDYRSRSVEPEDFDAFWSETLDEARSHDLDARFELRTGTGLTTVDVYDVTFAGFGGHPVKGWFVLPAGTTEPLPVVVEFIGYGGGRGLPHTHLLWASAGFAHFVMDTRGQGSGWLVGDTPDPVGSAPSFPGFMTRGIEDPHAFYYRRVFTDAVRAVEAARSHPLTDAARTAAIGESQGGGITLAVGGLIADLTAIAPDVPFLCDFPRALTVTDRNPYREVGSYLKTHRGRAEQARATLSYFDGVHFAARGRAPALFSTALEDMTCPPSTVFAAFNAYTHQDKTIEVYDFNDHEGGGPFQEAAQLGWLPGKLTA; encoded by the coding sequence ATGTCCCTGTTCGATCTGCCCCTCGACGAACTGCGCGACTATCGCAGCCGTTCGGTGGAGCCGGAGGACTTCGACGCGTTCTGGTCCGAGACCCTCGACGAGGCCAGGTCCCACGACCTCGACGCCCGGTTCGAGCTGCGTACGGGCACGGGGTTGACGACCGTCGACGTGTACGACGTGACGTTCGCGGGCTTTGGCGGTCACCCGGTCAAGGGCTGGTTCGTTCTCCCGGCGGGCACCACCGAACCGCTGCCGGTGGTCGTGGAGTTCATCGGCTACGGAGGCGGGCGGGGCCTGCCCCACACCCATCTGCTCTGGGCGTCGGCCGGTTTCGCGCACTTCGTGATGGACACCCGGGGCCAGGGCAGCGGCTGGCTCGTCGGCGACACCCCCGACCCGGTGGGCAGCGCGCCCTCGTTCCCCGGTTTCATGACCCGGGGCATCGAGGACCCGCACGCGTTCTACTACCGGCGCGTGTTCACCGACGCGGTACGTGCGGTGGAGGCGGCGCGCTCGCATCCGCTGACCGATGCGGCGCGCACCGCGGCCATCGGTGAGAGCCAGGGCGGCGGCATCACGCTCGCCGTCGGCGGGCTGATAGCCGACCTCACGGCGATCGCGCCGGACGTCCCGTTCCTGTGCGACTTCCCCCGCGCGCTCACCGTCACCGACCGCAACCCGTACCGCGAGGTGGGCAGCTACCTCAAGACGCACCGGGGACGGGCCGAGCAGGCGAGGGCCACTCTGTCCTACTTCGACGGGGTGCACTTCGCCGCACGCGGGCGTGCACCGGCGCTGTTCTCGACGGCTCTGGAGGACATGACCTGCCCGCCCTCGACCGTCTTCGCCGCCTTCAACGCGTACACCCACCAGGACAAGACCATCGAGGTGTACGACTTCAACGACCACGAGGGCGGTGGGCCGTTCCAGGAGGCCGCGCAGCTGGGCTGGCTGCCCGGGAAGCTGACGGCCTGA
- a CDS encoding ABC transporter substrate-binding protein — protein sequence MRPGTALPVLLALLLSASACTTGPSLENQGEVTAPPGDSKHLTIGSAGFTESDLLAQMYALLLDRAGYSTKIISVTNREIYEPALESGQIDVVPEYAATFADWLNAKRNGADAAPVGSPDLTATMKALRALAAPRGLTVLDPGRAVDQNAFAVAAPYAAKHHLNTLGDLGGSGLPVRLAAGDECVQRPYCAPGLKKTYGIRITAVDPKGVGTTQAKQAVQNGQDQMVLTTTTDATLDDFGLVLLADDKHLQNADYLVPVVNRSRAGSEGVRKALGKLNTVLTTADLARLNEQVDSWRRLPEDVARTYLESENLIPRG from the coding sequence ATGAGGCCGGGAACGGCCCTCCCCGTACTCCTCGCGCTCCTGCTGTCGGCGAGCGCCTGCACCACCGGCCCCTCTCTGGAGAACCAGGGCGAGGTCACCGCACCGCCGGGCGACAGCAAACACCTCACCATCGGCTCCGCGGGCTTCACCGAGAGCGATCTGCTCGCCCAGATGTACGCGCTGCTGCTCGACCGGGCCGGTTACTCGACGAAGATCATCTCCGTCACCAACCGTGAGATCTACGAACCGGCCCTGGAGAGCGGCCAGATCGACGTCGTACCGGAGTACGCGGCCACCTTCGCGGACTGGCTGAACGCCAAGAGGAACGGCGCCGACGCAGCCCCCGTCGGCTCGCCCGACCTCACCGCCACGATGAAGGCCCTGCGCGCTCTCGCCGCACCCCGTGGCCTCACCGTCCTCGACCCCGGGCGTGCCGTCGACCAGAACGCCTTCGCGGTCGCCGCCCCGTACGCGGCGAAACACCACCTGAATACCCTCGGCGACCTCGGCGGATCCGGACTGCCCGTGCGTCTGGCCGCCGGCGACGAATGCGTACAACGCCCCTACTGCGCACCCGGGCTGAAGAAGACGTACGGCATCCGCATCACGGCCGTGGACCCCAAGGGTGTCGGCACCACCCAGGCCAAACAGGCCGTCCAGAACGGTCAGGACCAGATGGTCCTGACCACCACCACCGACGCCACCCTCGACGACTTCGGCCTCGTCCTGCTCGCCGATGACAAGCACCTGCAGAACGCCGACTACCTCGTCCCCGTAGTCAACCGGTCCCGGGCGGGCAGCGAAGGCGTACGCAAGGCGCTGGGCAAGCTCAACACCGTACTGACGACCGCGGACCTGGCCCGGCTCAACGAGCAGGTCGACAGCTGGCGACGGCTCCCCGAGGACGTGGCACGCACCTACCTGGAGTCCGAGAACCTCATCCCGCGCGGCTGA